In Felis catus isolate Fca126 chromosome C2, F.catus_Fca126_mat1.0, whole genome shotgun sequence, a single window of DNA contains:
- the LOC109491637 gene encoding uncharacterized protein LOC109491637 isoform X3, which yields MALLSLLGWMVVALVGVFAHVREPREWRHPATLSTIGTLFSRISHGTPIVCLWLPSASRFYTVCDQAPGSTSHLSFISDAAVFPDLLLLRDRGSDLLRLLREGLSEQWPGAGRVQERSQTCCCRCGDCGPGASASQRKFAPSCGRSVSGTMANHNTHVAPGFTPNDPVLAPVNVVVLPGPPGSCLWGTPQPLPDVLPAGEPTLPCGPKNPGLRSAPGDSSFSPEHLQEPSEF from the coding sequence atggcgctgcttagcttactggggtggatggttgtggcgcttgtaggtgtgttTGCGCATGTGCGGGAGCCGCGAGAATGGCGTCACCCAGCAACCCTCTCTACTATTGGAACGCTCTTCTCCCGGATCAGCCATGGCACACCCATCGTTTGTCTTTGGCTTCCATCCGCCTCCCGCTTTTACACAGTCTGTGACCAAGCTCCAGGCAGCACCTCCcacctgagttttatctcagatgcggctgtgtttcccgACCTCTTACTTCTGAGGGACCGCGGCTCTGACCTGCTCCGCcttctgcgggagggtctcagcGAGCAGTGGCCGGGTGCGGGCCGCGTTCAGGAACGTTCACAGACGTGCTGCTGCCGATGCGGAGACTGCGGCCCCGGGGCCAGCGCGTCCCAGAGAAAGTTCGCACCATCTTGTGGCAGGAGCGTTTCAGGGactatggcaaatcacaacacacatgtggcaccaggcttcacccccaatgacCCTGTTctagcaccagtgaatgtggttgttcttcCGGGTCCGCCGGGGTCTTGCCTTTGGGGGACcccacagcctctaccagatgtcctcccagcaggggaaccaacTCTCCCGTGTGGCCCAAAGAACCCCGGACTCCGCTCTGCTCCTGGGGACTCgtccttctcaccagagcacctccag